CCCCTTCCAAAGTGATTCCAGCCCCTGCGATCAATGGAGACCTCTTTCCCTTCCCGATACAGTCGCAAACCTCTCTCCTCAACCACTTCACCAATAACCCAGACCGGAGTACCAGTCCTGCGCTGAATTTCCCTTTGCAGTTCCTCGGCAAGCCAGGGAGGAGCGGTAAACAAAAGCTCAAAATCTTCTCCACCCGAAAGGATCGGCAGAAAAGGATCTATCCCCTTCTCACGCGCAAATTCCTGCACCTCGCCAGAAAGAGGCAAATCCTCAAGGTGAATCACTACTCCTACCTGGCTTGCATCAAGTAAGTGAGAAAGATCCTGCAAAAGACCATCGGAAACATCGATAAGCGCACAAGGGTAACCGCTTTCAGCAATAACTCTCCCTTCCTCAAGGCGGGGCGAAGGTGCAAAGCAACGCCTGCAAAGCCTTTCAAAGCGGACTATTTCTTCCTGACTCCCCTCAAGGATTATCTGGAGCCCACAGGCTGCCTCCCCCGGGTAACCCGTAATCAGGACACGGTCGCCAACCCGAGCGTTTTTGCGCAAAAGCAAGGGGTATTTACTCTCCACCTCTCCAATCAGGGTAACGTCAAAAACCAAAGAACTTGCAATGCTCGAGAGATTGCCACCAATAACTTCCACTCCAAAACGCTCCGCTTCTTCTTTGATACCCCGCAGTACTTCAGAAAGCCACTTCTCTTCAAGTTCCGGACGCAACGCAAAGGAAAGCAGAGCAAAGCGGGGCAGCCCACCCATGGCCGCGATATCACTCACATTAACTGCCAGAATGCGCCTGCCAAGCAAAAAGGGAGGGAAAAGACCCGTCTTGAAATGCACATCCTCAACCTGAGCATCACAAGTAACCAGGGTATGCCAACCCTCTCTTCCTTTAAAAACCGCACAGTCATCGCCAATACCCTGCAAGAGCAAAGGAGAAGAAGTCGAGAAGGTCGCTTTTATCCTCTCGATAAAACCGAATTCTCCAATTTCTCCCAGATAACTCATGGTTTTCTCCAGGCATCAATCTTTTTTCTGAAAAGAGAAGCTGCCTCAAACACCGACTCTGCTCCCACAATCGCCGAAACCACAGCTACTCCATCCACGCCAGTTTCCAAAACCGCATCCAGGTTGGAAAGGTTAATACCCCCAATGGCAATCACCGGGATACGCACTGCCTGCTTGATTTCCTTTAACCGGGAAAGGCCAATGGGCTCACCGGCGTCTTTTTTGGTCGCAGTGGGGAAAACCGTTCCCACACCCAGGTAATCAGCGCCCAGGCGCTCAAGTTCTCTGGCCCTTTCCACGGTATCGCAGGAGCAGCCAATGATGATATTCGAAGCCAACTTCCTGGCCACATCAACTGGAAGGTCCTCCTCACCAAGGTGCACCCCATCCGAAGAGACAGCCAGCGCTACATCCAGGCGGTCATTAACAATAAAAAGCGCGCCCAGCTCTCTGGTCAGCTGGCGCAGTTTGAGAGCTTCCTCAAAAATGGGGCGGGTAGGAAGATTTTTCTCTCGCAGTTGAATGACCGTTGCCCCACCACGGATTGCTTCCCGAGCAACTTCAAGGTGTGAACGACCTCGCTGCACGGCCTTATCCAGTATGACGTAAAGAGAAAAGTCTCTCATAAGCTTTCCACCTCGAAACGCGCCATACGGGCAAAAGTATCCCCATCCACTTTATACATCATATCAAAAAGATGGTTCCTAAAGCTTGCTGGACCCAGAGAAAAAGGTGCTGCCTTTTCCGCACACACTCCCAGAAAAGAGAGAGCAGCCGCAGTAGCCATTAAAAAGTCTTTTTCTACACCGCAAAAAGCGCCACAAAGCGAAGTTGCCATACATCCAGTCCCGGTAACTTTGGTAAGCAAAGGATGACCGTTGAAAACACGAATCACTCGCTTTCCATCGCTCACCCAGTCCACTTCACCGGTAATCGCTACCACAGTCCCAAAACGCAGGCTGGCCTTCTCAACAATGGCGCAAGGGCTTTCTTCCACTTCTCCTGACTCCACTCCCCTTACCAGAGCTCGCATTCCCAAAAGAGAGGCAATCTCTGCCCGATTCCCTCTCAAAACAGATACTTTTGCTGTTTCAAGCACTTGCAACGCGCTTTGGGTGCGAAAAGAAGTAGCTCCTGCACCTACTGGATCAAGAATGACTGGTATCCCAACTTCATTAGCCTTTCGGGCAGCAAGGATGGCGCTCTCCACAACTTCCCCGGTGAGTGTCCCCAAGTTGATGACCAGAGCTTGAGCCTGAGCCACCATTTCCTCAACCTCTTCCCGGGCATAAGCCATTACTGGAAGCGCCCCCACTGCCAGCATACAATTTGCATTGTCATTAGCCACCACAATGTTGGTTATGTGATGCACCAGGGGTCTTTTACTTCTCACTCTTTCCAGAATCTCTCCAAAAGTCTTCTCCATAGTTCATTTCCTCCGCAAAGCAAGATACAAACAGCCAGAAACCACAAAACTGGGAACCGAAGCACCCAGAGCTGGTAACTTATAAAGCAAAATTTCATACAGCAAAAGCCCCACCGCCCAGGAAACCACTCCCTGCCAGACCAGTAAAGGACACCGCTCATATAGTTCGGCAATGTCAACATTCCGTTTTCGGTAAAAGAAATAGTCGAATATAACCACCCCGAAAAGAGGCACAAAGACAGCACCAATTAAAAAAAGGAAACTTTCGTATCTATCCATGGGGAAAAAGAGCGCCAGCACAGTGCCTGCAACACCAAAAACCAGCGTAGCCAGACGCTCCTTCACCCGAGGCCGGATGTTTAAAAAAGAAACTGCAGCTGAGTAAATATCCAGAAAAGTGGTGGTAAAGGTAGAAAAAAGAACGATGTAAAATGCTATCAGGCCAAAACCCAAAGCTAGCATAGCGGGTATGGGGTCGCTTTTTCCAGTTACCAGCGCTGAGGAAAGACCCAGGAAATACATCCAGGAACTCACCATGAAATACCCCCACCAGGTACCCCAGAAAGAAGAACGGGTGTCCCTGGCAAAACGCGAATAATCAGCAACCAGGGGAAGCCAGGAAATGGGCATAGCAATGACTAAATCTAAACCTGCGCCAAAAGGAAGCCCACCACTTCCTCGTATCCTGAGGAGCTCTTCCCAGGAAATTTCCCGGAACACGCTGTAAGTCATAAAAAGACATAAAACACCCAGGGCTACCACCGCAATCCTCTGCATCCACTGCCAGAAGCGGCTACCCACCATTGCCCATAAAGTACTTCCCAAACCAGCTATAATCATCCACAATTTCAGGTTACTGTAGCCAAAAAGCGTGCTGGCTATGACTTCACATGACTGGGCACAGATGATGACCATCACTGCCGTCCAGCCCAGAAGCTGAATGATATTCAAAACCGAAGCCAAATATGAACCCCACCTTCCAAAAGCCAGACGCACTGAAACCATGGCTGGAATACCCAGGTCACTCCCCAGGACTCCTCCCAGAGCAAGCGGTGTGTTGCCAATTACATGGCCCAACAAAACCGCCCATAACCCGGCCCAAAAGCCAAGGGGGGCAAGCATGCCGCCTGCCCACACTTCAGAGATAGCAATCGCTGCCCCAGCCCAGAGCAAGAAGAAGTCGATACCCCGTAATTTACGACTTTCCTTAGGGATGGGTTGCACACCATTCAGCATTTTTTAACACTCCCTTCGTAGCATACATCAAGGTTTACAACTTTGCGCAAGGACTTAACGAGCACGAGGCCGATGATGCTTCCTGGAATGCTGCTGGCCAGAAAAGCGGACTGGAAAAACAGCCAGGTCCCAGTTTTGCCAATCAAAGGGGCAACAATCAACGCACTTAAAGTGGCCCCGATCGGCCCAGTACCAATGGGTTCAGTAAGGGCTACCCAATCACTTTTGAAAACTCGATACATAAGACCTACCACCAGTGCTCCTGGAATACCCCCCGGTATGGCGAAAATGGTGCCTGTGCCAATTGAGATGCGGATAATCCCAGCAAGAAAAGCCGCCAGCGCTCCATACCAGGGGCCAAGAACAATCCCTGCCAGAACGTTTACCGTGTGCTGAAAGGGAAAGACCTTGGTGGGACCAACTGGAAAGTGAATGCCAGAAACCAACACTGCACAACCTGCAAACAACGCAGTGTAAATTAGCGAACGAAGATGTATAGAACGCATTGTAACTTCCCTCCCCACAAATTTGGTTCCATAAAAAAAGCCACCTGCCAGGAAGACAGGTGGCTTTTTAGCTTGGTTTAGCCAACTCCCTCCGCTGGCATTAACCAGATCAGGTTCTAAGGGTCGAGAGCTTGCGCTCTCCTCTCAGCCCCGCATTATGGAGCTCCCCCGGCTTTAACCTCTATTCACTTTGCTTTATACATTATACACCACTTTTTAAATCCCGAACAGTACTTTAAGTTGCATCACCCAGTAAAAAGTAAAGCCAGCTCTACCCTTTAACCGCACCCGAGAGCAGTCCTCCAATGATATAGCGCTGAAACAGAAACGCAATCAAAATGGGAGGAAGGGCTGCCAGAATTCCCCCGGTAGACATCATCCCAAAATCAATGGAATGCCGTCCTGAAAACTCGGCGATAGCAACCGGCACGGTTTTGGCCTGAGGGGTGGAAGTTAAAATTAAAGCAATAAAAAACTCTTCCCAGGACATTAAAAACGCAAAGAGTAGTGTTGCCACAATTCCCGGTAAGGAAAGCGGGAAAATGACCCGGAAAAGGGTTCCCAGATGGGAGCACCCGTCTATTTTGGCAGCATCTTCAAGATCTCTGGGTATGGTATCAAAATAAGTGCGCATCAACCAGATAACAAAAGGAACCAGAATCGCTGAATAAACGAGAATCAATGCCTGACGGGTATCCAGCATCCGGTATCTACTGAAAATCTGATAGAGAGGAATAATCACCGCTATCGGGGGCAGCATATAGGAAAAAAGAAGCACAAAAAGAATTTTTTCTTTGCCTGGAAAGCGCAAACGTGAGAAAGCATAGGCAGCGAGAGAACCCAGAGCAACACAAATCATAGTTACAAAAAGAGCCACGAAGAAGCTGTTCCACATGATTCTGCGAAATTCGCTCTCTGGCCCCTGTGAAAAAAGTATTTTAACGTAGCGCTCTAGTGAAGGACGCTCAGGAATCCAGCGCAAAGGCACCCGCAAAAGTTCCTGCAAATCGGCAATGCTGGATATAAAGAGCCACAGAGGTGGTGCAATAAGCACCAGAGTCAGCAACACCGCAAATATGCCTATTATAAGAGAACGCACTTTCTTTTGTCTTTTAATCCCCATTTGGCCCACCTCAATACTCGATTTGCCTGCGCATAGTCCTTGTATACATAAGTGCTAAAAGCGCCACCACCAGGGTAATTATATAGGCCAGTGCGGCACCTCTTCCAAAGTGCAAGAATTTAAAAGCTTCCTGATAGGTGAGAAAAGAAATGACCTTGGTGGCATTGGCAGGTCCTCCCTGAGTCATGATGTAAATAATATCAAACACCCTAAAAGCGTCCAGAGTCCGTAAAACCAGAACCACCAGAAAAGTGGGAGTCAACAAAGGGATGAGTATGCGGAACAGGTAAGATCTCCAAGTAGCTCCATCAACCACTGCTGCTTCATACAACTCACGGGGTATGGTTTGAAGACCCGCAAGCAAAAGAAGCGCAACCAGTGGGGTTACTTTCCAAACATCAGCGATAATAACGCAGTGCATGGCACTCCAGGGGTTGGTCAACCAGGGTCGATAGGAATCCAGAATGCCTATCTGGGTGAGCAAGGCATTAAATGCACCGTAGTTCGCATTGAAAATCCACTTCCACATGATAGCATCCACAGTTATGGGCAAAGCCCAGGGCAAAAGCAGGAGACTTCTTAACATTCCTCTACCTCTGAATTTTTCGTTTAAAAGCAGAGCAATCAGAAAACCAGCCACCATTTCCAAGGCGATGGAAACCACTGTAAAATAGGCAGTTCTGCCCATGGACTCCCAGAAGTAAGAGCTCTTCAGGATCTCAAGGTAATTACGCAATCCCACAAAAGGAGTACCCATTGCCCGTCTGGTAAGATCTATCTGGAAAAGGCTCATGTAAAAAGAAAGTGCCATGGGATAGAAAATAATGATGCCTATGAAAACAAAAGCGGGAAGAATCAGCAACCAAGCAAAGTAAGCCTCTTTTCTTCTAAAGCTTCTTGAGCTCCTCATCCATCTCTTCCTCCATAAAAACATAGGGCGGGGTATCCCGCCCTATGTTTTAGTAGCGTTTCATAACTTCCTTAGCTCTGGACACCGCATCATCCATGGCCTGTTGCGGTGTCTTAGCACCAGTAAGCGCTGCCTGCAATTCTTCGCTCATAATCAGGGAAAATTGCGAGTACCAGGGAACTTGAGGACGGTCGAAAACATAGCGAATCTGTTCCTTGGCCACCTTGATGAGTTCAGGCTGCTGAGCAATTAGTTCCGGATCATCGTAAAGCGATTTCCAAATGGGAAGAGCATTCTGGCTATATTTTTTCTGCACTTCCCTGCTGGCAAGGTAGGTTACGTATTTCCAGGCTTCATCAGGGTATTTGCTGGTCTTCATGATGCTCAAACCCATTCCACCATTGCAGGTAGCACTCCTTCTTCCTTCAGGAAATCCTGGAATAAGCGTTAAAACAGCGTTACCCGCAATCTGTGATTCCTGGGGGTCGTTAGCCAGATTGTACATGTAAGTCCAGTTAAGTCCAAAAGCAGCCTGACCTGAAGAAAATACCCGGCGCACTTCTTCATAGAAAGATTCGACGCAAGCAGGATTAAAGTAACCAGCTTTCATATTGTCAACCATGAACTCCAGAGCTTTGAGTGGAGCTCCCTGGTTCATAATCGGGTTGCCATTTTCGTCAAAGAGCTTACCACCCATACCAACCGCGTACTGCAACCACTGAATAACCACTGCTTCACCCTGTCCCCAGGCATCGATGATGGGATAGGTAACAATTCCGGCTTCTTTTAGTTTTTTAGAAATATCTATCACTTCAGGCCAGTAGGTGGGAGGATTTGCTCCCACATCTTCGAGCATCTTTTTGTTGTAAAAGAAGTACTCCCAGTCGTTCAGCCAGGGCATACCGTATAGTCTCCCCTTGTAGGTAACTGAAGAAAGCACTTCCGGGAAGATATCAGCGCGGTCTTCCTCAGAGAGCCGATCGGTTACATCCAGAAGCCAACCCGCCTCCGCAAATTCGGCAGGCCAGATACAATCAAGAAGAATAACATCGTAGGTTCCCGCCCCGCTGGCTGCAGCCACCACAATTTTGTCGTGGAGCTCCTCATAAGCGACAAAAGAAAGATTCACTTCAATATCCGGGTTCTGTTTCAGAAACTCGTCAGTCATAGCACGAATATCACTTTCCTGGTAACCCGCCTGTTTCATGAAAAGACCGCTTATGGCAACCTTGCCCAAAGCTGGCACACTTAAAACAAACAACACACAAGCTACCACAACCAAACATACAGTTAGTTTTTTCATCTCTGTCCCTCCTAAGTTGTTAATGGTTTTTGCTTACACAAAACAGAAGCAGCAAAAATTTTCCAGGTTGTACCTCACCTCCTCAATGCCTGAACTGTTTTCTCAGGACATGTGTATCTCTACGTTATCAGCCACCCCACCAAGCATGGTGTAGGTTCCTGGCAGAGTCTGCAGGATAGAGGCAGGCACCAGGGTG
This portion of the Thermatribacter velox genome encodes:
- the thiL gene encoding thiamine-phosphate kinase; this translates as MSYLGEIGEFGFIERIKATFSTSSPLLLQGIGDDCAVFKGREGWHTLVTCDAQVEDVHFKTGLFPPFLLGRRILAVNVSDIAAMGGLPRFALLSFALRPELEEKWLSEVLRGIKEEAERFGVEVIGGNLSSIASSLVFDVTLIGEVESKYPLLLRKNARVGDRVLITGYPGEAACGLQIILEGSQEEIVRFERLCRRCFAPSPRLEEGRVIAESGYPCALIDVSDGLLQDLSHLLDASQVGVVIHLEDLPLSGEVQEFAREKGIDPFLPILSGGEDFELLFTAPPWLAEELQREIQRRTGTPVWVIGEVVEERGLRLYREGKEVSIDRRGWNHFGRGRA
- the thiE gene encoding thiamine phosphate synthase, producing the protein MRDFSLYVILDKAVQRGRSHLEVAREAIRGGATVIQLREKNLPTRPIFEEALKLRQLTRELGALFIVNDRLDVALAVSSDGVHLGEEDLPVDVARKLASNIIIGCSCDTVERARELERLGADYLGVGTVFPTATKKDAGEPIGLSRLKEIKQAVRIPVIAIGGINLSNLDAVLETGVDGVAVVSAIVGAESVFEAASLFRKKIDAWRKP
- the thiM gene encoding hydroxyethylthiazole kinase, which codes for MEKTFGEILERVRSKRPLVHHITNIVVANDNANCMLAVGALPVMAYAREEVEEMVAQAQALVINLGTLTGEVVESAILAARKANEVGIPVILDPVGAGATSFRTQSALQVLETAKVSVLRGNRAEIASLLGMRALVRGVESGEVEESPCAIVEKASLRFGTVVAITGEVDWVSDGKRVIRVFNGHPLLTKVTGTGCMATSLCGAFCGVEKDFLMATAAALSFLGVCAEKAAPFSLGPASFRNHLFDMMYKVDGDTFARMARFEVESL
- the cytX gene encoding putative hydroxymethylpyrimidine transporter CytX; translated protein: MLNGVQPIPKESRKLRGIDFFLLWAGAAIAISEVWAGGMLAPLGFWAGLWAVLLGHVIGNTPLALGGVLGSDLGIPAMVSVRLAFGRWGSYLASVLNIIQLLGWTAVMVIICAQSCEVIASTLFGYSNLKLWMIIAGLGSTLWAMVGSRFWQWMQRIAVVALGVLCLFMTYSVFREISWEELLRIRGSGGLPFGAGLDLVIAMPISWLPLVADYSRFARDTRSSFWGTWWGYFMVSSWMYFLGLSSALVTGKSDPIPAMLALGFGLIAFYIVLFSTFTTTFLDIYSAAVSFLNIRPRVKERLATLVFGVAGTVLALFFPMDRYESFLFLIGAVFVPLFGVVIFDYFFYRKRNVDIAELYERCPLLVWQGVVSWAVGLLLYEILLYKLPALGASVPSFVVSGCLYLALRRK
- the thiW gene encoding energy coupling factor transporter S component ThiW, producing MRSIHLRSLIYTALFAGCAVLVSGIHFPVGPTKVFPFQHTVNVLAGIVLGPWYGALAAFLAGIIRISIGTGTIFAIPGGIPGALVVGLMYRVFKSDWVALTEPIGTGPIGATLSALIVAPLIGKTGTWLFFQSAFLASSIPGSIIGLVLVKSLRKVVNLDVCYEGSVKKC
- a CDS encoding carbohydrate ABC transporter permease, whose product is MGIKRQKKVRSLIIGIFAVLLTLVLIAPPLWLFISSIADLQELLRVPLRWIPERPSLERYVKILFSQGPESEFRRIMWNSFFVALFVTMICVALGSLAAYAFSRLRFPGKEKILFVLLFSYMLPPIAVIIPLYQIFSRYRMLDTRQALILVYSAILVPFVIWLMRTYFDTIPRDLEDAAKIDGCSHLGTLFRVIFPLSLPGIVATLLFAFLMSWEEFFIALILTSTPQAKTVPVAIAEFSGRHSIDFGMMSTGGILAALPPILIAFLFQRYIIGGLLSGAVKG
- a CDS encoding carbohydrate ABC transporter permease; amino-acid sequence: MRSSRSFRRKEAYFAWLLILPAFVFIGIIIFYPMALSFYMSLFQIDLTRRAMGTPFVGLRNYLEILKSSYFWESMGRTAYFTVVSIALEMVAGFLIALLLNEKFRGRGMLRSLLLLPWALPITVDAIMWKWIFNANYGAFNALLTQIGILDSYRPWLTNPWSAMHCVIIADVWKVTPLVALLLLAGLQTIPRELYEAAVVDGATWRSYLFRILIPLLTPTFLVVLVLRTLDAFRVFDIIYIMTQGGPANATKVISFLTYQEAFKFLHFGRGAALAYIITLVVALLALMYTRTMRRQIEY
- a CDS encoding extracellular solute-binding protein, giving the protein MKKLTVCLVVVACVLFVLSVPALGKVAISGLFMKQAGYQESDIRAMTDEFLKQNPDIEVNLSFVAYEELHDKIVVAAASGAGTYDVILLDCIWPAEFAEAGWLLDVTDRLSEEDRADIFPEVLSSVTYKGRLYGMPWLNDWEYFFYNKKMLEDVGANPPTYWPEVIDISKKLKEAGIVTYPIIDAWGQGEAVVIQWLQYAVGMGGKLFDENGNPIMNQGAPLKALEFMVDNMKAGYFNPACVESFYEEVRRVFSSGQAAFGLNWTYMYNLANDPQESQIAGNAVLTLIPGFPEGRRSATCNGGMGLSIMKTSKYPDEAWKYVTYLASREVQKKYSQNALPIWKSLYDDPELIAQQPELIKVAKEQIRYVFDRPQVPWYSQFSLIMSEELQAALTGAKTPQQAMDDAVSRAKEVMKRY